A window from uncultured Desulfobacter sp. encodes these proteins:
- a CDS encoding DUF1302 family protein — translation MKKTKVSQFQKDGGHLFIDQKQSVDSRIITENTEVEFDPKRKHHIKPAQEDTKILDSLFEVPDNENLSVSEKNELIGSGLEDQHTRFMMNADFRDKTAYKINKPHQFSNIKNDLNLNFSGKLSDNSSWVLGSRFSYDAVFDLTENYNDNVKSNQRYAADLLDAYLDLSWGNCDFRLGNQQIVWGQAVGLFFADIVNPKDLREYILPDLDQVRIPIPAANIEYYHNSLYLQFIFIPFPEFNEFGKSGSEFDFSRAITAQDADISIADPIKPDHSLENSEIGVRISRLISGWDLSLFYFYDYYNFPINYRYISLNPAGSTHPISIKFTPEYQRMHRFGHTFSKEYMAAIFKGEFIYSHEMYISSLDTADQDGISSSDTFDWLLGLDYTFWGFLETNFQLMQKMIINYQNEMAPQKYTTSFSVWLKTGFLNNSVEPELFLVSSINQRDWLVRPQIAYHYEGNLTFILGADIFGGEPKGDFGQFDDNDRVYLEMIYRF, via the coding sequence ATGAAGAAAACAAAGGTTTCACAATTTCAAAAGGACGGTGGTCACCTGTTTATTGATCAGAAGCAAAGCGTTGATTCCAGAATCATTACCGAAAATACAGAGGTCGAATTTGACCCAAAGAGAAAACACCATATAAAACCTGCCCAAGAAGATACAAAAATCCTTGATTCACTATTTGAAGTCCCTGACAATGAGAACTTGTCCGTATCGGAAAAAAACGAATTAATCGGCAGCGGACTGGAAGATCAACATACCCGATTTATGATGAATGCCGATTTCAGAGATAAAACCGCGTATAAGATCAATAAACCTCATCAATTCTCAAATATAAAGAATGATTTGAATCTCAATTTTTCAGGCAAACTGTCAGATAATTCTTCCTGGGTTTTGGGTTCCCGATTCTCCTACGACGCTGTTTTCGACCTTACCGAAAATTACAATGACAATGTTAAAAGTAATCAAAGGTATGCGGCCGACCTTCTGGACGCATACCTGGACTTAAGCTGGGGAAACTGTGACTTCAGACTTGGAAATCAACAGATCGTCTGGGGTCAGGCTGTAGGTTTGTTTTTTGCTGATATTGTCAACCCCAAGGATTTAAGGGAGTATATTCTGCCGGATCTTGACCAGGTGAGAATTCCCATACCGGCTGCAAATATTGAATACTATCATAACTCCCTATACCTTCAATTTATTTTTATTCCATTTCCTGAATTCAACGAGTTTGGCAAATCCGGATCAGAATTCGATTTTTCCAGAGCGATCACGGCCCAGGACGCCGACATTAGCATAGCGGATCCAATAAAACCGGATCATAGTCTTGAAAACAGCGAGATAGGGGTACGGATTTCAAGATTAATTTCAGGTTGGGATCTTTCTTTATTTTATTTTTACGATTATTACAATTTCCCTATAAATTACCGGTACATCTCATTGAACCCGGCGGGAAGTACGCATCCTATTTCAATAAAATTCACGCCTGAATATCAAAGGATGCACAGGTTTGGTCACACCTTTTCCAAAGAATATATGGCCGCCATATTTAAAGGGGAATTCATCTATAGCCATGAAATGTATATTTCTTCCCTGGATACAGCAGACCAGGATGGAATCAGTTCAAGCGATACGTTTGACTGGTTGTTGGGGCTGGACTATACTTTTTGGGGATTCCTTGAAACCAATTTTCAATTAATGCAGAAAATGATCATCAATTATCAAAATGAGATGGCGCCCCAAAAGTATACCACTTCTTTTTCTGTATGGCTTAAAACAGGATTTTTAAATAATAGTGTTGAACCAGAGCTTTTTCTGGTTTCAAGTATCAATCAACGGGATTGGTTGGTCCGCCCCCAAATAGCCTATCATTACGAAGGAAATTTAACCTTTATTTTGGGAGCCGACATTTTTGGGGGCGAACCGAAAGGTGATTTCGGCCAGTTCGACGATAATGACAGGGTGTATCTTGAAATGATATACAGATTTTAG
- a CDS encoding outer membrane lipoprotein-sorting protein encodes MTKTKFKRFIWVISFICIFPTSAWSEDITAQKILLLADEIRSPQNDYRVTATIISQRPDKSDKIAIYEILMKGQDKTIIKTLKPDMDRGTSLLMLRYDLWVFLQNISKPLRISLQQRLFGEAANGDIARANFSGDYNPELKGIEEIKGHEFFLLDLTAKNEKVTYHRVKLWVMKDTYYPLKGDFYAISGKLLKRCYYTNYKKIMGKMRPTRLVLNNPLIKGQKTIIDYSDMTLEAFSDKIFTKNYLKKLKY; translated from the coding sequence ATGACTAAAACAAAATTCAAAAGATTCATTTGGGTAATTAGTTTTATATGCATTTTTCCAACATCGGCCTGGTCTGAAGACATCACAGCCCAGAAAATCCTTCTACTGGCTGACGAGATAAGAAGTCCCCAAAACGATTACAGGGTTACAGCAACTATTATTAGCCAAAGACCCGATAAATCGGACAAGATTGCCATTTATGAAATCCTTATGAAGGGACAAGATAAGACGATTATCAAAACCTTGAAACCGGATATGGACAGGGGGACCTCCCTTTTAATGCTAAGGTATGATTTATGGGTTTTTTTGCAAAATATTTCGAAACCTTTGAGGATTTCCCTGCAGCAACGCCTTTTTGGAGAAGCCGCCAACGGAGATATTGCCAGAGCTAATTTTTCAGGGGACTATAACCCGGAATTAAAGGGAATAGAAGAGATAAAAGGGCACGAATTTTTCCTACTGGACCTGACAGCTAAAAATGAGAAAGTCACATACCACAGAGTCAAACTCTGGGTGATGAAAGATACATATTACCCTTTAAAGGGGGATTTCTATGCCATTTCGGGAAAATTGTTGAAACGTTGCTACTATACAAACTATAAAAAGATTATGGGTAAGATGAGGCCGACTCGCCTCGTTCTTAACAATCCATTAATCAAAGGGCAGAAAACCATCATTGATTATTCCGACATGACCTTGGAAGCTTTTTCAGATAAAATATTTACAAAAAATTATCTTAAAAAGCTGAAATATTAA
- a CDS encoding ABC transporter permease, whose product MKLPISFKLALRNVFRNKIRSIITLAAIAFGSVSIIISGGFFEDTFLQMREAAIHSQLGHMQIYCKGYNDHGASAPFDYLIENRRPLIEKLMEFDHVKLVTSRINFFAMISTGENNVSVFCQGVEPEGEKVLNKIDSLQKENKGVKIELGRDLSKGDHFEVILGRGLAKNLDLKPEDSAVLLTNTVGGSLNAFDVTIKGIFFTASKEFDDRALRIPIQTAQQLLRTDSVQTIVVLLDKTENTLAVSSQMKQMIQTDNLPLEMKTWRELADFYNKTVELYGKQFLFLKLIIATIVILSIFNTINMAIWERTREIGTIMAMGYKKLDILKLFLAEGFILGLLGGAAGVILGTLLAKGISIFGIPMPPPPGATVGWTAFIKVVPHLLISSMAISLFASLFSSIYPAFKASNLTINDALRHY is encoded by the coding sequence ATGAAACTGCCAATTAGTTTTAAACTAGCGTTAAGGAATGTATTCAGAAATAAGATCAGAAGCATAATTACCCTTGCCGCAATAGCATTTGGCAGCGTCTCCATAATTATTTCTGGAGGCTTTTTTGAAGACACTTTTTTACAGATGCGGGAGGCGGCAATACACAGTCAGCTTGGGCATATGCAGATTTACTGTAAAGGATACAACGATCATGGTGCATCCGCTCCTTTTGACTATTTAATAGAAAACCGCAGGCCTTTGATTGAAAAACTGATGGAATTTGATCATGTCAAGCTTGTGACATCCAGAATTAATTTTTTTGCTATGATCAGTACTGGAGAAAACAACGTTTCCGTATTTTGCCAAGGAGTAGAGCCGGAAGGGGAAAAGGTGCTTAATAAAATTGACAGTCTTCAAAAGGAAAACAAGGGCGTAAAAATCGAACTGGGACGTGACCTTTCCAAGGGTGATCATTTTGAAGTCATCCTTGGAAGGGGACTGGCTAAAAATCTGGATCTTAAACCCGAAGATTCCGCTGTTTTGCTCACCAATACTGTCGGAGGTTCCCTTAACGCTTTTGATGTGACTATAAAAGGCATATTTTTTACCGCATCCAAAGAGTTTGATGACAGAGCATTGAGGATTCCTATCCAAACGGCCCAACAACTGCTCCGTACAGATAGTGTGCAGACCATAGTTGTGCTGCTTGATAAAACAGAAAACACTTTAGCCGTTTCAAGCCAAATGAAACAAATGATTCAAACAGATAACTTGCCTTTAGAAATGAAAACATGGAGGGAACTGGCAGACTTTTACAATAAAACAGTAGAATTGTACGGAAAACAATTTCTCTTCTTGAAATTAATCATAGCAACCATTGTGATTTTAAGTATTTTCAACACAATCAACATGGCCATTTGGGAACGGACGAGGGAAATCGGAACTATAATGGCAATGGGATATAAAAAGCTTGACATACTAAAACTTTTTTTGGCAGAAGGTTTTATTCTGGGGCTTCTTGGCGGCGCGGCAGGAGTCATTCTGGGAACATTGTTGGCCAAGGGGATTTCCATATTTGGCATTCCCATGCCGCCGCCACCCGGGGCAACCGTTGGATGGACGGCATTTATCAAAGTCGTTCCGCATTTATTGATTTCATCTATGGCAATATCGTTATTTGCTTCCCTTTTTTCGTCCATATATCCGGCTTTCAAGGCTTCAAACCTTACAATCAATGATGCATTAAGACATTATTAG
- a CDS encoding ABC transporter ATP-binding protein, with the protein MAISGPSGSGKTTLLNLIGCIDKADKGYIGIDGQDVSRMNSNQLADIRSKKLSFIFQTFNLIPVLSAYENVEYPLLINEKNPAKRRDRILQALHSVELDRHIKHRPDELSGGQRQRVAIARALVTNPKIILADEPTANLDIKTGEKILEIMKQINEKKKTIFVFSTHDPKVMGMASRIVNIRDGQISKYSHFDRRVGVKNESYQEGERRSGTERRESV; encoded by the coding sequence TTGGCAATCTCAGGTCCCTCTGGAAGTGGAAAAACTACTTTATTGAACCTGATCGGATGCATAGATAAAGCAGACAAAGGATATATAGGAATCGACGGCCAGGATGTCAGCCGGATGAATTCAAATCAACTGGCGGATATCAGATCAAAAAAATTAAGTTTTATTTTCCAAACTTTCAATCTTATCCCGGTGCTGTCTGCTTATGAAAACGTGGAATATCCACTTCTAATTAACGAAAAAAATCCCGCTAAGCGGCGGGATAGAATTCTGCAGGCATTACATAGTGTCGAGCTTGACAGGCATATCAAACACCGGCCGGATGAACTCAGCGGAGGTCAGAGGCAGCGGGTGGCCATTGCCAGAGCATTGGTAACAAATCCCAAAATCATCCTTGCCGACGAACCCACGGCCAATCTTGATATTAAAACAGGCGAGAAAATTCTTGAAATTATGAAACAAATTAATGAAAAGAAAAAAACCATTTTTGTTTTTTCCACCCACGACCCCAAAGTCATGGGTATGGCCTCAAGGATTGTCAACATCCGTGACGGACAAATTTCAAAATACAGCCATTTTGACAGGAGAGTCGGCGTCAAAAATGAATCTTATCAAGAAGGGGAAAGAAGATCTGGAACCGAGCGTAGGGAGTCTGTTTAA
- a CDS encoding ThiF family adenylyltransferase: MLVKTYLKKLREYGIFSQKEYHAEAFSRNIGILSSSEQADLAKARIGIPGMGGVGGAHLITMVRTGITKFNLADFDIYEPANINRQFGARVPEFGRPKLEVMKEQALSINPFLEIKEFPDGIHTENLDAFLEGVSLVIDSLDFFAFDIRRQLFNRAREKGIHVITAGPLGFGSALLIFAPDKGMGFDEYFNIVEDMKPEDQHLAFAMGLAPKALQFRYMDTSKVSFESRKGPSLNIACQLCTGIAGTEAVRIILGRGDIKPAPYYLQFDPYLRKYYTKKLNMGNRHPWQRVKAALIKNKVSRNTPMKPEEPEIPRIQIQNGNIPEEILNYIIKAGIQAPSGDNAQPWKFAKSNNRIDLHLDKNADNSFFNVNQMASIISCGAVIENMKVAATRFGLKADLCYGQDCNIVQMNFSRTDTIEEDTLADHIWKRKTNRKLFDTQKVSQVLLDELRNSIHEIPGTDIHFLTDRLKLKKLAQLVGQADQIRAERQDLHEHLIKMIRFSPAEASKKRDGFYIKNLEAGLHGEAFLRATRSWPVMNVANRLGFGKIIAKTAYDAIINSCGAGLVVTQGFQKENYLNGGRALERVWLALTKHEFKLQPMTAITLFFLRNQLEGDAAFDRGHRELLNNIRHEYKAIFPCCNFKQEGQVMLFRFGKAPDIKYKTLRKEMRDLLI, translated from the coding sequence ATGTTAGTGAAAACATATTTAAAAAAACTTCGTGAGTACGGCATTTTTTCCCAGAAAGAATATCATGCCGAGGCGTTCTCACGAAATATAGGTATCCTGTCGTCATCGGAACAGGCGGATCTCGCCAAAGCCAGAATTGGGATTCCGGGCATGGGAGGTGTGGGTGGTGCTCACCTCATTACCATGGTGAGAACAGGAATAACCAAGTTTAATCTTGCAGATTTTGATATATACGAACCGGCGAATATTAATCGTCAGTTCGGGGCCCGGGTGCCTGAATTTGGTCGACCTAAATTAGAAGTAATGAAGGAACAGGCTTTAAGCATCAATCCTTTTTTAGAAATCAAAGAGTTTCCAGATGGAATTCATACAGAAAATTTAGACGCATTTTTAGAAGGTGTTTCCCTTGTTATAGACTCTTTGGATTTTTTTGCCTTTGACATCCGCAGACAACTTTTTAATAGAGCAAGGGAAAAAGGCATTCATGTCATCACAGCAGGCCCCTTAGGATTCGGTTCTGCCCTGCTGATATTTGCACCTGACAAAGGAATGGGGTTTGATGAGTATTTCAACATTGTCGAGGATATGAAACCCGAAGACCAGCATCTTGCCTTCGCCATGGGGCTTGCGCCCAAGGCACTCCAGTTTAGGTACATGGATACATCGAAAGTCAGTTTCGAGTCAAGGAAAGGGCCATCCTTGAATATTGCCTGCCAGCTTTGTACGGGTATAGCCGGAACGGAAGCGGTTAGAATCATTCTGGGAAGGGGAGACATTAAACCTGCCCCCTATTATCTTCAATTTGACCCGTATCTTCGAAAATATTATACAAAAAAATTGAATATGGGAAATCGGCATCCCTGGCAACGAGTCAAAGCCGCACTGATAAAAAACAAAGTGAGCAGAAACACGCCAATGAAGCCGGAGGAACCTGAAATACCAAGAATACAAATTCAGAATGGTAATATACCCGAAGAGATCCTTAACTATATCATAAAAGCCGGTATACAGGCACCTTCAGGTGACAATGCTCAGCCGTGGAAATTTGCCAAGTCAAATAACAGAATAGACCTACACCTCGATAAAAATGCGGATAATTCTTTTTTCAATGTGAACCAGATGGCGTCGATCATTTCCTGCGGTGCGGTGATTGAGAATATGAAAGTTGCTGCCACTCGTTTTGGTCTGAAAGCAGATCTCTGTTATGGGCAGGATTGCAACATCGTACAAATGAACTTTTCCAGAACCGATACAATCGAAGAAGATACACTTGCCGACCATATTTGGAAGCGAAAAACCAATCGGAAATTATTTGACACGCAAAAGGTTTCTCAAGTGTTACTCGATGAATTACGCAACTCAATCCACGAAATTCCAGGTACGGATATTCATTTTCTAACAGACAGGCTTAAGCTAAAAAAACTGGCTCAACTTGTGGGGCAAGCAGACCAAATCAGGGCGGAAAGACAAGACCTCCACGAACATCTAATTAAAATGATCCGGTTCTCTCCGGCTGAAGCTTCGAAAAAACGGGACGGATTTTATATTAAAAATCTTGAGGCCGGCCTGCATGGTGAAGCGTTCCTTAGGGCTACCCGTTCATGGCCGGTAATGAATGTAGCTAATAGACTTGGATTCGGAAAAATTATTGCGAAAACGGCATATGACGCCATTATAAATTCGTGCGGTGCCGGACTTGTGGTTACTCAGGGATTCCAGAAGGAGAATTATCTCAATGGAGGCCGTGCTCTGGAGCGGGTCTGGCTTGCGCTGACTAAGCATGAATTTAAACTTCAGCCGATGACGGCAATCACCTTATTTTTCTTAAGAAACCAGCTTGAAGGCGACGCAGCATTTGACCGAGGACACAGGGAGCTGCTGAACAATATTCGACACGAGTATAAAGCTATTTTTCCATGCTGCAATTTTAAACAGGAGGGACAGGTCATGCTGTTCCGGTTTGGTAAAGCCCCAGACATCAAATACAAAACCTTAAGAAAGGAAATGAGAGATTTATTGATTTAA
- a CDS encoding PEP-CTERM/exosortase system-associated acyltransferase produces the protein MFEFDYGKFRFKEVDSDDLLRQVFRLRFEVYAREFGFENPHDFPDKLEKDEYDDYSVHFVALNEADEVIGTVRMILDSQKGFPVEHAAKITDFKDKPDSALITEVSRLAVSKTMRRRPEDGIYGVESYIPKSKGGVSDVPNKNNPAIEKRQRPMIILGLYKTVYMKCKDLGITHMYMITEDKLFYALKKFGFIFRQVGESVEYHGKRTPYATSWDAIETYMDQKHPDLLEFLTFGLNK, from the coding sequence ATGTTTGAATTTGATTATGGGAAATTCCGTTTCAAGGAAGTCGATTCGGATGACCTCCTCAGGCAAGTTTTTAGGCTGAGGTTTGAGGTTTATGCACGTGAATTTGGATTTGAAAATCCGCATGATTTCCCAGATAAATTGGAAAAAGATGAATATGACGATTATTCAGTGCATTTCGTCGCTTTAAATGAGGCAGATGAGGTGATTGGAACGGTGAGGATGATATTGGACTCGCAAAAAGGATTTCCTGTGGAGCATGCTGCCAAGATAACAGATTTTAAAGATAAGCCAGATTCGGCACTGATAACGGAAGTGTCAAGGCTGGCTGTATCCAAAACAATGCGACGCAGACCCGAAGACGGTATATATGGTGTGGAGTCTTATATTCCAAAATCCAAGGGTGGTGTATCCGATGTCCCGAATAAAAACAATCCCGCTATTGAAAAGAGACAAAGGCCAATGATTATTCTCGGACTTTATAAGACTGTTTATATGAAATGCAAAGATCTTGGCATCACACATATGTATATGATAACCGAGGATAAATTGTTTTATGCATTAAAAAAATTCGGTTTTATTTTTAGGCAGGTCGGAGAATCTGTTGAGTATCATGGCAAAAGGACTCCTTACGCTACTTCATGGGATGCCATTGAAACTTATATGGACCAAAAACATCCTGATTTGCTGGAATTTTTAACCTTCGGTCTAAATAAATAA
- a CDS encoding cyclic nucleotide-binding and patatin-like phospholipase domain-containing protein, producing MMTNLQDLYDFLSRVPLFSSVPADQIREIAGLFTKEFHHKGDIICRQGEPGNSMYVIHSGTVSVFKETDGQSFFVNELKRGNFFGEISLLSGAHRNSTVEASLDVTVFCLTRENFDLLIKTNRSIGLYLSRFYAKRMSIETKSGTPQAMVPTFYAVSATGPELGVSHFLYSVSFHISDESHKRVVVIEPHLEAGKIMEKYDLTRIECPDQGLFSLLPPGSYKFEDIHWYEHVSGFHVLQLRTGFSDRLSEIMPVLMAGLKESYDVVFFNLTHCLNDMERLFIRLCDRTLLLIHNTEEKLKEVRFRLSEIEAICGTSAFLGRIRVGVSHLYGDKGIARQELKQHFGLSETPGIWVDRSEIAIKDRIDTEKCFPVRGPRAVAREIAGIRLGLALGAGGARGWAHIGVLKVLEDAGIHIDMISGTSMGALVGGIYAATASVEKLKQSTIDLFRTRSDTRRKIFDYTLPRQGLLRGKKAAHLVRNAVNNADFMDLMIQAYLVGVDILNEEEVIFETGDVTDAVRSSIAIPAVFSPFKHQGRWMVDGGLLNPVPVDVLIRKGADMVIAVCIESKPSKSETRKKDPGIKQIISQTISIVHGRATSDFVKNADMVLYPDVSAYAWDDFHQGIALMHHGMEECLARLGEIRKMINAKGVKA from the coding sequence ATGATGACCAACTTACAAGACCTTTATGACTTTCTTTCCCGGGTGCCGTTATTTTCATCCGTGCCGGCGGATCAAATACGGGAAATTGCCGGATTGTTTACAAAGGAATTTCATCATAAGGGCGATATCATCTGCCGTCAGGGCGAACCTGGGAATTCCATGTATGTAATTCACTCGGGTACGGTATCGGTGTTCAAGGAAACGGATGGACAATCTTTTTTTGTAAACGAATTGAAACGAGGGAATTTTTTTGGTGAAATATCCCTGCTTTCCGGTGCGCACAGGAACTCAACGGTTGAGGCTTCGCTTGATGTGACCGTGTTTTGCCTGACCCGTGAGAATTTTGACCTGCTGATCAAAACCAATAGAAGCATTGGATTGTATCTGAGCCGTTTTTATGCCAAACGCATGAGCATTGAAACAAAGAGCGGCACACCCCAGGCGATGGTTCCTACATTTTATGCCGTTTCTGCGACCGGTCCGGAGTTGGGCGTCTCACATTTTTTATATTCCGTTTCGTTCCACATTTCGGATGAATCACATAAACGGGTAGTTGTCATTGAGCCGCACCTTGAAGCCGGGAAAATCATGGAAAAATACGATCTCACCCGGATCGAATGCCCGGACCAGGGACTGTTCAGCCTCCTGCCCCCAGGCAGTTACAAATTTGAAGATATTCATTGGTATGAACATGTGTCGGGTTTTCATGTTTTACAGTTGCGTACGGGTTTCTCTGATAGGCTGTCGGAGATCATGCCGGTTCTAATGGCCGGTCTGAAAGAGTCCTATGATGTGGTATTTTTCAATTTGACCCATTGTCTTAATGACATGGAGCGACTTTTTATCCGTTTGTGTGACCGAACGCTTTTGCTTATTCATAATACTGAAGAAAAACTTAAAGAGGTTCGATTTAGGCTTTCAGAAATTGAGGCTATTTGCGGAACCAGCGCATTCTTAGGAAGAATTCGTGTTGGGGTCAGCCATTTGTACGGTGATAAAGGTATAGCCCGGCAGGAATTAAAGCAGCATTTTGGGCTTTCCGAAACGCCGGGTATTTGGGTAGATCGCTCTGAAATAGCGATCAAAGACCGGATAGATACTGAAAAATGCTTCCCTGTACGGGGACCGCGGGCTGTTGCTCGGGAAATTGCAGGGATTCGGTTAGGACTTGCGCTGGGTGCAGGAGGCGCAAGGGGTTGGGCCCATATCGGCGTGCTCAAAGTGCTGGAAGACGCCGGCATCCATATTGATATGATCTCAGGAACCAGCATGGGAGCCCTTGTGGGTGGGATTTACGCAGCCACCGCCTCTGTTGAGAAACTAAAGCAGTCCACCATTGACCTATTCCGAACCCGATCAGACACCCGCAGAAAAATCTTTGATTATACCCTGCCCAGACAAGGACTGCTCAGGGGAAAAAAGGCGGCCCATCTTGTTCGAAATGCTGTAAACAATGCTGATTTTATGGATTTAATGATTCAGGCATATCTGGTGGGCGTTGACATTTTAAATGAGGAGGAGGTGATTTTTGAAACCGGGGATGTAACGGATGCCGTCCGCTCCAGTATAGCAATTCCTGCAGTATTTTCACCATTCAAACACCAGGGCCGATGGATGGTGGATGGCGGACTTTTAAACCCGGTGCCTGTGGATGTGCTAATAAGAAAAGGGGCGGACATGGTTATTGCCGTGTGCATTGAATCAAAGCCCTCGAAGTCTGAAACACGAAAAAAAGACCCCGGCATTAAGCAAATTATTTCCCAGACCATCAGCATTGTCCACGGCAGAGCCACCAGTGATTTCGTAAAAAACGCAGACATGGTCCTTTACCCGGATGTGAGTGCCTATGCTTGGGATGATTTTCACCAGGGTATTGCTCTGATGCACCACGGCATGGAAGAATGTTTGGCGCGACTGGGCGAAATTCGGAAAATGATAAATGCCAAAGGAGTGAAAGCTTGA